The sequence ACAAAAATCTTTGAAACAATGATTAACCTAAGTGATAAAGGCCAAGCGATTGACGTTGTGACTGTCACGGAAGAACTTTCGGCTAAAAAAGAGTTGGAGGATGTCGGTGGAATTTCGTATTTAATGGAAATCGCTAACTCAGTTCCGACAGCAGCAAACATCGTGCACTACGCTCGCATTGTGGAAGAGAAAGCCCTTCTACGGCGCCTAATCCGAGTAGCAACGTCAATTGTCGAAGATGGCTATGCACGTGAAGATGAAGTAGAAGCCCTTCTATCTGAAGCCGAAAAAAAGATGATGGAAGTGTCCAATCGTAAAAATGCCGGTGATTTCCGTCATATTAAAGATGTGCTTGTTGAAACGTATGATAATATCGAGCTTCTCCATACGCGTCAGGGTGATGTCACGGGGATTCCGACGGGCTTCACTGATCTAGATAAGATGACGGCTGGTTTTCAGCGTAATGATTTGATTATTCTGGCGGCACGGCCTTCTGTTGGTAAGACGGCGTTTGCATTGAATGTGGCACAAAATGTAGCTACAAAAACAGATGAGAATGTGGCTATTTTCAGTTTGGAGATGGGAGCAGAACAGCTAGTCATGCGGATGCTTTGTGCAGAGGGGAATATTGATGCGCAAGTGATGCGGACAGGGGCGCTAGAGGCGGAAGATTGGCGCAAACTGACGATGGCTATGGGAAGCCTGTCGAATGCTGGTATTTTCATCGATGATTCTTCTGGTATCCGTGTCAATGAAATTCGCTCAAAATGTCGCCGTTTGCAGCAAGAACACGGACTAGGTATGATTATCATCGATTACTTACAACTGATTTCTGGTAGTGGTCGTGCTGGGGAAAATAGGCAACAGGAAGTATCTGAAATCTCCCGTTCATTAAAGGGGCTTGCAAGAGAATTGAAAGTGCCTGTCATTGCACTTTCCCAGCTTTCTCGTGGTGTGGAACAGAGACAGGACAAGCGTCCAATGATGTCCGACCTTCGTGAATCAGGGAGTATTGAGCAGGATGCGGACATTGTTTCTTTCCTGTACCGTGAAGACTATTATGATAAAGAAACAGAAAATCAGAATATCATTGAAATCATCATTGCTAAACAACGGAATGGTCCAACCGGGACAGTCTCACTTGCATTTGCCAAGGAGTATAATAAATTCGTTAACATTGATTGGAGTCAGCACGAATCAGCTGCTGCCTATTAAAAAAGACATCTTGCGAAACCGGTAATAACCGGAGACCAAGATGCTTTTTTTTTATAGATAAATGAAAACTATAGATGAATGAAAATCGGTATTATGACAAAAAAGACAGAGAAAAAGGTAGATAAATGTATAAATAGGGAAGTAATAGACGAATAATATGTTAGAAAAGAAACTTCTAAGAAATTATGTGAGAATTATACCGGAAATATGGGATATAATTGGATGTTATTATACAATCTCGTTACAATGGACTACAACACTATAAGTACTGGGGATAATATGTTAAGTTAGAGGAGCGTGTAAATTATGCAGTGCAAATAATGACCTATATCGGTCTTCCAGTTGAAATACGGAAGGAGTTTTATACATGTTATTCACGAAAGATAAGCAGGACGAAACAGAAAGCGCATCATCTATGTTTAAACGTCCTTTTAGAATAGTTCCCAAAATTATTATTAGTACATTGATGTTAGCAGGGCTTAGCATGAATACTGGTTTTGCAAACACAGATGAGCATACAGGTCTTTTGACCATATTTCATATTTATTCAGATGGAGAATATGTAGGCGTCTTATCTGATGAAGCAAAGCTCGAGCAATTGAAGGAAGAAGAACTACAAAAGGCGGCCTCCGAATTTGAGAATCTCCCGCTCACAATAGGCACAGACTTGTCCGTCATTCCGGAACGAGTATTCACGGTGGGAGTAGACGATGAGATTGTTCTTGAAAAACTTCATGACATGCTGTCCGTAGAAGCGGAAGCAATCGCTCTTACAATTGATGGAGAACTGGCATTCTACGTCAATGATATGGCGACATATGATGAAGTGATTCGTGAACTAAAATTACAATCGGTTACAGAGAAGGAGCTTAACGAATTCGAAGCCCGCACAAAGTCTTCTGAATCTATACCCGCTCTACAAGACAATGAAACACGAATTGCAAATATTGTTATGAGCAGTGATATACAGGCAGAGGCCGGTAAAACGCTTCCAACTGAAGTAAGAAATATAGAAGAAGCAGTAACTTTACTTAATAAAGGCACATTAGAAAAAAAGAAATATACAGTTAAGTCGGGAGATGTTCTCGGAACGATTGCCGCTGCTCACAATATAACAACGGCTAAGCTACTAGAACTCAATCCAAATTTTACGGTAGACACGGTCCTTCAACTTGAGGATGAACTCAATGTTACAGTTGTTGAACCATACGTCGAAGTAGAGGTTCACTATGAAACAAGGCAAAGAGAAGTCATTCAATACAAAAAGCTGACTGAGGAAGATAGTTCTGTTTATAAAGGTGAAAAGAAAATTACGCAAGAAGGTAAGGATGGAGAGAAAGACGTTACGAGACTTATTCGTAAACGTAACGGCGAAACTTTAGGAAGTTCTGTCATCGATGAACAAATTCTTGTCGAAGAAATCGATGAGGTAACAGTTGTCGGAACAAAAGTAATGCCTTCAAGGGGGACGGGTACATTTATCTGGCCTACTGTTGGGGGATATGTTTCTAGTCAGATGGGAACGCGTTGGGGAAGAGTTCACCAGGGAATAGATATCGCAAGACCAACAGCACGTACAATCAAAGCAGCTGATAATGGAGTCGTTACGACAGTAGGCTGGCATGATACTTATGGGAATCGAATTGTAATCACACATAATAATGGCTATGAAACACTTTATGCTCATCTGTCATCGATTGATGTTAGTGTAGGTCAAACTGTCCCACAAGGAACAGCAATTGGCATTATGGGTTCTACAGGCCGCTCTACGGGCGTTCATCTCCATTTTGAAGTCATAAAAAATGGCGCGAATGTCGATCCTATGAGTGTATTAAGATAAATAGGTAACGAGAGACGGTACATAAAGTTGTACCGTCTCTTTGTATTCGAAACATCGCATGAATTATTTCCCGGGAAATGCTTAGTATGAACGCCAAAGTAGAGCGTGCGAATCGATGGGAATAATGATAGAGTAAAAGGAAATGAATTGCGATACTAAAAAGTGCATAAAAGGAGAGATAATATGCAAAATAAAACAATTTTAATTGTAGATGATGAAAAACCAATTGCAGATATCCTTGAATTTAATTTGAAAAAAGAAGGGTTCACAGTTTTCTGTGCCTATGATGGAGAAGAGGCACTTGAAAAAGTGGAGGAAGTAAAGCCAGACCTTATGCTTCTCGATATTATGCTACCTAAAAGAGATGGCATGGAAGTATGCCGAGAGATTCGTAAAAAGTATGATTTCCCAATTATTATGTTGACAGCGAAGGATTCAGAGATTGATAAGGTGCTTGGCTTGGAGCTTGGCGCCGATGATTATGTGACAAAGCCTTTCGGCACGCGCGAACTCATTGCGCGGGTAAAAGCAAATTTACGTCGGCATATGAAATCGGTTTCAGAAGAGCTGGAAGAGACCACAAATAATATTACGGTTGGTCATTTAATTATTCAGCCAGATGCTTATCTCGTGCAGAAAAGGGATGAGACAATTGAATTGACGCATCGCGAATTTGAACTGCTTCACTATCTTGCGAAGCATATTGGGCAAGTGATGACGCGTGAACACCTTCTGCAAACGGTATGGGGCTATGATTATTTTGGAGATGTACGAACTGTCGATGTGACGATTCGTCGTTTACGGGAAAAGATTGAAGATACACCAAGTCACCCGGCGTGGATTGTGACGAGGCGCGGCGTGGGCTATTATTTACGGGATCCGGAACAGGAGTAATCGTGATGCAGAAAGTTGGCTTTTTTCGCTCCATTCACGTTAAATTTGTACTCATCTATGTGATGCTTATTTTACTTGCGATGCAAATCATCGGAATTTACTTCGCGAGTAAACTTGAGCTAACGTTAAAAACAAATTTTACAACCTCGATTGAAGATCGGATGAATATAGTCGAATTCAGTATACGTGAGGAAATGATGAAAGAAAGATCTATGGACGATCCGACACCCGAGCAGGGTCTCCGGACTGTCCTTTTGGGCTTTACATCTACATCGGAAGATATTAATGAAATTAGAGTTATCAATTCGCGGTACGGCATTCTTGCAAGCTCCGTCTTGGATAATCAATCGATGGTAGGACTGCGTTCAACAGACGATCTTGTGAAAAAATCAATCACATCAGAGTTAGTGCAAGAAAGTATTCGGCTCGACCAAAAAACGAGAAATCGCATATGGGTGCGTGCTAAGCCGATAATGGTCGGAAGCGAAGTAATCGGGACACTCTATCTTGAATCAAATATAGAAAAAGTCTTTAAACAAATTGATGAGATTAATGAAATTCTAGCAGTAGGGACTGCTGTGTCATTGTCGATTACCATTATCATCGGTATTTTCATAGCACAGACGATGACGAGACCGATATCGGATATGCGACGGCAAGCGCAGGCGATGGCCAAAGGGAACTTTTCGCGAAAGGTACATGTCTATGGAAATGATGAATTGGGACAGCTGGCGATTGCTTTTAACCATTTAACCAATCAACTGCAGGAGTCTCAGTCTACGACGGAAAGTGAACGCCGAAAGCTAGCCTCTGTACTAGAAAATATGACAGATGGTGTCATTGCAACTGACCGAAAAGGTCGTGTCAGTCTTATTAATGACGCAGCCCTTGTCATGCTCAAGATGACAAGGGATATCGTCTTAAATCGACCGATTTCTAGCATACTTGGCCTTGAACAGGAGTATGCATTTGAGGATTTGATTCAAATAAAGGATTCGATTGCATTGGATTTCAGTACAGAACAGCAGCCTTATATTTTACGAGCAAACTTTTCCATTACGCAAAGAGAGACAGGCTTTGTAAATGGTCTTATCGTTGTCCTTCATGACAATACAGAACAAGAAAAGATTGATATGGAGAGGCGCGAGTTCGTATCAAATGTATCTCACGAATTGCGTACACCACTAACGACGATGCGTAGTTATTTGGAGGCGTTGGCTGAAGGGGCATGGAAGAATGAGGAGATTGCTCCATCCTTCCTGCATGTCACGCAAACAGAAACAGAGCGCATGATTCGACTCGTTAATGATTTGTTGAAGTTATCTCGAATGGATAGTAGGAATTATGATTTGAATAGTGAGTGGGTGGAATTCAATCATTTTTTCAATTCGATTATCGATCGCTTTGAATTTTCAAAAATACATGAGGGTGATTTTAAGCGACTTCTACCATCAGCCGATTTGTTTGTTGAAATTGACGCAGATAAGATGACTCAAGTTATCGACAATATTATTTCTAATGCGCTGAAGTATTCACCAGATGGTGGCGATATTCGTTTTGGCGTAACGATGTCTGATCACTTTATTAAAGTGATGATTTCGGATGATGGAATGGGAATACCTCAGGCGAATGTTAAACGCATTTTTGATAGGTTTTATCGGGCGGATCGTGCAAGGTCACGTGCGATGGGCGGAACGGGCTTAGGTCTTGCGATTGCACGCGAGATGGTAATTGCACACGGGGGTGACATCTGGGCGGAAAGTGAAGAAGGAAGAGGAACGACCATTTTCTTCACATTACCGTTTGAACTTCAAGAGGACGGTGAGTGGGATTGAAATACATTGAAACAGTCAAATCGGTCGTTCTACTTTTACTCGTCACTTTAAGTATCGTATTTACGTTTTCAATTTGGACGTATACTCCTCTTTACGAAACGACTGAGGATTTGCCGACTGTCGATATTTCCATTGCAAAAAGTGTAGAAATTGCTGAGATTATTAAACCTTATAAAATCATTTTTAATTATAAAGAACAACTAACTGGAACACTCAATCCAACTGATATCGATTATGTTATGAATGAATTGAAAAGATGGAGAATATCAGAACTTACCCTTATGGATAATAATTTTGATGAAGAGAAATTGGATGAGCTTATGAGGAAGCCAAATCAGTTTACATTGTATTTTCATGGTGAAGTACCTTTACCCGTTTATAGTACTGTGTTGAATATTGAAGGGGTGAAAATGGATGTACCTGAAACTTCTTTTGACCGACTTGTTGTCGATTGGAATCCGGCAGGTGTTTCAATGAAGATTAACTTTGTTAGCAGAGCAAATCATGTCCTGTATAGTGCAAAGGTAAAGGTTGATGATAATCAAAGCTTTCACCGTTCTATTTTGACATGGGGGAGAGGTCTTGGACAGTACGCAGATGTTAACTCGGATAACTCGCCATTTATTGCGGTATCGGCAGAGCCAGTTGAAACAATTCGTAACATGTACTCTCAAAGGGAGATTAGCCCATCTCGTTTTCGCGATGCACTGTTCAGCGATCCAAATGCTGTTCGACGAAGTCAGTCTGGATTGAACAAAGAGGAATACCAAGACGATCATGCATTGATGAATATTGACACAGAAAAGAAGATGTTGAAATATGTTGTGCCGGCTGCGGAAAGTCAGGAGCCTGCTATTCCTTCGGAGTTATTGTCGAATACATTGGACTTTGTCAATGAGCATGGTGGTTGGACAGATGAGTTTAGATACACGAGTATGAACCCAAAATCCCGCTATGTAAAATTCCAATTGTTTTTACATGGACTACCCGTATATGGTGATATAACTCCTACTGAAATGCTGCAAGTATGGGGGAACAATCGAATATTTAGCTATACTAGACCTTACTATACACTTGACTTACCGTTTCCTGAAACAGACATCGAGCTTTTACAGCCAGGTGTTGAAATTGCCGAGATGCTTAAAAACTCAGAAGCATTGGATTTTAATGAGGTAGATGAACTCACACTGGGCTATTTTATGAGACATGATATAGAACGTAGGCTATTCATCATGGAACCATCTTGGTTTTATTTAACGAAGGGCAAATGGATTCGTGTTTCACCTGAGCTATTGGGAGGTGGAGTCATTGGATTGGAATAAGACAAAAACGATTTTTATTGTTGTGTTTTCTATATTGAACGTGTTTCTTTACTCGCTTTACGTAGACCGAGTGATGGAAACGCAAAATGTACAAGTGCTAGGGAAAACATCGATTGAGGATTCACTTGGACTAGACAATATTACGTTTACTGAGCTACCATTGGCGACAAAAGACTCTTCTTATGTTTCTGCTAAAATCGTGACATTCACAAAAGAACAGACGAAAAGTTTAGAGAACCAAACGGTAGATGTTGTGAATGGTACCTATTTACAGGCTGAAATGGATACCCCAGTCAGTGTGCGAAATAGCAAGGGGGACTATGATTTTCCCGAGTTTCTATTAAAATATGTACTGAATGGGATGGAATATGTATTTTGGGAAGTGAATGAGGAGGAACAATGGGCGTTGTTTTTTCAGAAGGTAGATGGTCATCCAATCTATTTTAGCCCGGATGCGATGTTAGTCATTCACTGGAATGAGGAAGGGAAAGTGACGAGTTACGAGCAGCGTATGTTTGGGGAATTTGTTAATTTTAATCATAAAAAAGACCTTCTTTCCCCTATCGAAGCACTTGGCTCATTGTCTTCGCGTGGTCATTTGAACCAGGACTCGAAAGTGAAAAGTATGAAGCTTGGGTACTCAACACTTGTTCAGTTAACGGAAACACAAGTGTTTGCTCCGACATGGCATGTTCGTGTAGAATTGAAGGACGGTGCACTGGAAGATTATTTCATCCATGCAGTAGAAGGTAAGATAATAAAGTTCCAAGAAACAGTGGACGATGATGATGAATGAGAGGTTTTTGCAATGCGTTTTAGTGTGCTCGCAAGCGGTAGTAGCGGCAATGCGATCTATATAGAGAATGATGAACATACTTTTCTTGTCGATGCAGGTTTTAGTGCCAAGAAGATGGATAGTTTAGTAGCCGGTATTGATCGTTCGATGAAGCAGGTAGACGGTATTTTTGTAACGCATGAGCATAGTGACCATATTAAAGGCATTGGTGTTGTTGCAAGGAAGTACGGTATTCCAATTTATGCGAACGAAAAGACTTGGCAAGCGATGGATGGCCTTGTTGGTAATATCCCTTTGGATCAGCGTTTTCAATTCGATATGGAAACGGTGAAGTCGTTTGGTTCACTTGATGTGCAATCATTTGGCGTTTCGCATGATGCGGCTGATCCGATGTTTTATATTTTTCATGAAAATGGACGTAAGCTTGTTGTGATTACGGATACAGGCTATGTCAGTGATCGCATGAAGGGGTTTATCCGAGGGGCAGATTCATTTGTGTTTGAAAGTAATCATGATGTTAGTATGTTACAAATGGGACGGTATCCGTGGTCAGTGAAACGTAGAATTCTTAGTGACGTTGGGCATGTGTCGAATGAAGATGCGGCGGTTGCCATGAGTGAGGTCGTTGAACAGAAAGATACACGTATTTATTTATCGCATTTAAGTAAAGATAATAATATGAAGGACCTTGCAAGGATGAGTGTTTCACAGACGTTGGAGACGTGTGGTATTCGGACAGGTGAGTATGTCCATTTGTATGATACGGATGCTGATCAGCCGACGGAGCTTGTGACAGTATAGAATGAAGACCTTGCCTGTGTGGGTGAGGTTTTTTGTTGTTAAAAGGGTAAAATGGGGTAGAGTTAACTATAGGATAATGTGAAAGGGAGAGGTGTATGGATGAATTTAATCGGTCTTCTGATCAGGAAGAGCCCAAACCGCAATATGAAGTGAGGTCGGAGTATAAGCCACCTGCTCCACCATCGAAGCGAAAAGCAAGTTTTTTCCCGAGTTTGTTTGGAGCTGTTATTGGCGGCCTTGGTGTTTGGTTGCTCATGACGAATTTATCAAGTGCTCCGGAGGAAGTACAAGTTGTGCCAAATACAAATGTGAAGCAAACGGAACAAATTTCTGTTGAAGTGACGACGGACTTGACTGAAATTATTGATGAGGTCATCGATTCAGTTGTCGGTGTGACGAATTTACAGACTGTCCGTGATTTCTGGTCAACAACGGAAACGTCAAAGGAAGCCGGCACAGGCTCAGGTGTTATTTATAAGAAGCAGGATGGTAAAGCGTATATTGTCACAAATCATCATGTTGTAGAGAGTGCACAAGAGCTTGAAATTACATTTGATGATGGGACAAAGACAGCCGGCAAGTTAGTTGGTACAGATATGTGGACAGACCTCGCGGTTATCGAAATTGATGCTGCAAATGTCAAGACTGTGGCTACGTTTGGCGATTCAGATGTGTTAAAGCGTGGAGAAACGGTTATTGCGATTGGAAATCCATTAGGTCTAGGCTTCTCAGGCTCAGTCACGATGGGGGTTGTCTCCGGTAAAGACCGTTCCATCCCGATTGATTTTGATAAGAATGGAACGATTGATTGGTATGCGGATGTATTGCAAACAGATGCAGCTATCAATCCAGGGAACTCTGGTGGGGCACTCATCAATATGGCAGGCCAGCTCATTGGTATTAATTCGATGAAAATATCGGAAGCAACGGTTGAGGGAATTGGTCTAGCTATTCCTATTAACCTCGCGATGCCTATTATTGATCATCTTGAGACGACTGGCACTGTGAATCGACCGACAATGGGTGTTTCGCTCATTGACCTCAGAAGTATACCTGAACAACAGCAAAGGGGATTATTAGCTTTACCAGGGGATGTGACGGATGGGGTTGTTATTACAGATGTCATCTTCAATTCACCAGCGCAAGAGGCAGGGGTTCAGAAGTATGATGTCATTGTTGAAATGGATGGTGAAAAAATTGAGGATATGGTCAGCTTGCGCAAACATCTGTATAATGCGAAGCAGGTCGGCGATACGATGACAATGAAAGTGTACAGAGAAGGCCAGTTGCTTGAGGTTGAAATGGTTTTGAAAGATGGTAACTCGTTCTAAGCCTTTACTATTACACACAGATTACAATAAAATCTTATCCACAGTGGGTAGAATAGCTAGCTGATGGCTATTCTACCTGTTTTTTTAATGTTTTCGCTCTTTGTGGATAAATCTAAATATTTGTGAATAACTTTGTGAACAATGAAAAAGAAGAAAGTAGGGATGAAAATGAAGATTTATAGCTGTGAAACCCATATAAATCACGCACTTGACGTTTTTGTAGCGGAGCAAGAAAAGTTTCCGATTATGAAAGCGTTGTCTGATGAAGAAAAGTTATCCACAAACTGTACCTATTGTGAAGAGGCGGCATTATATCTTGTGGCGAACGAATAGTCGGGCACAAGATGTAGATAACCCTTGTGGATATGTGTATAAGTCTTGTGGATAGTTTGTTTGTAAATAGAATGTAAAGGTGGATAACCTGTGAATATTACAATTGTGACTGTTGGAAAACTAAAAGAAAAGTATTTGAAAATGGGCATTGAGGAGTTTTCAAAACGACTCGGTGCTTATGCAAAAATTGATTTGGTCGAAGTAGCAGATGAAAAAGCACCGGAATCATTAAGCGATGGGGATATGGAAATTGTGAAGAAAAAGGAAGCGGACCGGATCTTGGCAAAGGTCGGGGCGGATGCGTATGTGATTGGGTTGGCAATTGAGGGAAAAATGAAAACTTCAGAGGAGTTATCAGCGGGTATTGAATCACTGATGACGTATGGGCGGAGCAAAGTCGTGTTTATTATTGGTGGATCACTGGGATTGCATGATAGTGTGTTGAAACGGGCGGATGAGTTGTTGTCGTTCTCGAAAATGACTTTTCCACATCAGATGATGAAATTGATATTGCTAGAGCAGGTGTATCGGGCTTTTAGGATTATGAAGGGGGAACCGTACCATAAGTAAAGGCGGTTTTCTGAAGAATATAGATACTCCCGCAATCTATAAAAGATCGAGGCTATGCTACTTATGCATGTGCACAGAATGGTTAGGTACTATGAGGCGAGGCATCTATCATTTGAATGATTGGAAAAATAAAGGCGAAAATCTAAATGATTTTCGCCTTTTAATATATTTTTTCATGGAATTAATAAAAGTAGGCATGCCTCTATCTACATCCTAACAAAAATTTAATTATAAGTCTATTTAAATTTTTAGTGCTATGTGATAATTAAATTGCGCAAATATTTCATAACGTTATGATGAATAGAGGGAAAAAATGAAACAGAATATATACGATGACAATAAATTTTTTCAACAATATGAAGCAATAAGAGCCCGAGAAAATAATTATAATAATCTACTTGAACAGCCAAACTTTTTAATGCAAATTCCAAATTTAAAAGATAAAGTAGTATTGGATATTGGCTGTGGCATGGGAGATTTTGCAGCATATTGTATTCACCAAGGCGCGAAACATGTAACAGGAATTGATATTTCCTCTAATATGATTACGACTGCAAAAAAGCGACATATTCATGAAAATCTATCATTTAAAAAAATTGCACTTGAGGATATGAATGCACCTAATGGCTTAATTGATTTTGTTAGTAGTTCACTGGTTTTTCA comes from Sporosarcina sp. FSL K6-3457 and encodes:
- the dnaB gene encoding replicative DNA helicase; translated protein: MDQMIDRIPPHNNEAEQSVIGAIFLEPQALITAAELLMPEDFYRMAHTKIFETMINLSDKGQAIDVVTVTEELSAKKELEDVGGISYLMEIANSVPTAANIVHYARIVEEKALLRRLIRVATSIVEDGYAREDEVEALLSEAEKKMMEVSNRKNAGDFRHIKDVLVETYDNIELLHTRQGDVTGIPTGFTDLDKMTAGFQRNDLIILAARPSVGKTAFALNVAQNVATKTDENVAIFSLEMGAEQLVMRMLCAEGNIDAQVMRTGALEAEDWRKLTMAMGSLSNAGIFIDDSSGIRVNEIRSKCRRLQQEHGLGMIIIDYLQLISGSGRAGENRQQEVSEISRSLKGLARELKVPVIALSQLSRGVEQRQDKRPMMSDLRESGSIEQDADIVSFLYREDYYDKETENQNIIEIIIAKQRNGPTGTVSLAFAKEYNKFVNIDWSQHESAAAY
- a CDS encoding peptidoglycan DD-metalloendopeptidase family protein; this translates as MLFTKDKQDETESASSMFKRPFRIVPKIIISTLMLAGLSMNTGFANTDEHTGLLTIFHIYSDGEYVGVLSDEAKLEQLKEEELQKAASEFENLPLTIGTDLSVIPERVFTVGVDDEIVLEKLHDMLSVEAEAIALTIDGELAFYVNDMATYDEVIRELKLQSVTEKELNEFEARTKSSESIPALQDNETRIANIVMSSDIQAEAGKTLPTEVRNIEEAVTLLNKGTLEKKKYTVKSGDVLGTIAAAHNITTAKLLELNPNFTVDTVLQLEDELNVTVVEPYVEVEVHYETRQREVIQYKKLTEEDSSVYKGEKKITQEGKDGEKDVTRLIRKRNGETLGSSVIDEQILVEEIDEVTVVGTKVMPSRGTGTFIWPTVGGYVSSQMGTRWGRVHQGIDIARPTARTIKAADNGVVTTVGWHDTYGNRIVITHNNGYETLYAHLSSIDVSVGQTVPQGTAIGIMGSTGRSTGVHLHFEVIKNGANVDPMSVLR
- the yycF gene encoding response regulator YycF codes for the protein MQNKTILIVDDEKPIADILEFNLKKEGFTVFCAYDGEEALEKVEEVKPDLMLLDIMLPKRDGMEVCREIRKKYDFPIIMLTAKDSEIDKVLGLELGADDYVTKPFGTRELIARVKANLRRHMKSVSEELEETTNNITVGHLIIQPDAYLVQKRDETIELTHREFELLHYLAKHIGQVMTREHLLQTVWGYDYFGDVRTVDVTIRRLREKIEDTPSHPAWIVTRRGVGYYLRDPEQE
- the walK gene encoding cell wall metabolism sensor histidine kinase WalK — its product is MQKVGFFRSIHVKFVLIYVMLILLAMQIIGIYFASKLELTLKTNFTTSIEDRMNIVEFSIREEMMKERSMDDPTPEQGLRTVLLGFTSTSEDINEIRVINSRYGILASSVLDNQSMVGLRSTDDLVKKSITSELVQESIRLDQKTRNRIWVRAKPIMVGSEVIGTLYLESNIEKVFKQIDEINEILAVGTAVSLSITIIIGIFIAQTMTRPISDMRRQAQAMAKGNFSRKVHVYGNDELGQLAIAFNHLTNQLQESQSTTESERRKLASVLENMTDGVIATDRKGRVSLINDAALVMLKMTRDIVLNRPISSILGLEQEYAFEDLIQIKDSIALDFSTEQQPYILRANFSITQRETGFVNGLIVVLHDNTEQEKIDMERREFVSNVSHELRTPLTTMRSYLEALAEGAWKNEEIAPSFLHVTQTETERMIRLVNDLLKLSRMDSRNYDLNSEWVEFNHFFNSIIDRFEFSKIHEGDFKRLLPSADLFVEIDADKMTQVIDNIISNALKYSPDGGDIRFGVTMSDHFIKVMISDDGMGIPQANVKRIFDRFYRADRARSRAMGGTGLGLAIAREMVIAHGGDIWAESEEGRGTTIFFTLPFELQEDGEWD
- a CDS encoding YycH family regulatory protein, whose protein sequence is MGLKYIETVKSVVLLLLVTLSIVFTFSIWTYTPLYETTEDLPTVDISIAKSVEIAEIIKPYKIIFNYKEQLTGTLNPTDIDYVMNELKRWRISELTLMDNNFDEEKLDELMRKPNQFTLYFHGEVPLPVYSTVLNIEGVKMDVPETSFDRLVVDWNPAGVSMKINFVSRANHVLYSAKVKVDDNQSFHRSILTWGRGLGQYADVNSDNSPFIAVSAEPVETIRNMYSQREISPSRFRDALFSDPNAVRRSQSGLNKEEYQDDHALMNIDTEKKMLKYVVPAAESQEPAIPSELLSNTLDFVNEHGGWTDEFRYTSMNPKSRYVKFQLFLHGLPVYGDITPTEMLQVWGNNRIFSYTRPYYTLDLPFPETDIELLQPGVEIAEMLKNSEALDFNEVDELTLGYFMRHDIERRLFIMEPSWFYLTKGKWIRVSPELLGGGVIGLE
- a CDS encoding two-component system regulatory protein YycI, producing the protein MDWNKTKTIFIVVFSILNVFLYSLYVDRVMETQNVQVLGKTSIEDSLGLDNITFTELPLATKDSSYVSAKIVTFTKEQTKSLENQTVDVVNGTYLQAEMDTPVSVRNSKGDYDFPEFLLKYVLNGMEYVFWEVNEEEQWALFFQKVDGHPIYFSPDAMLVIHWNEEGKVTSYEQRMFGEFVNFNHKKDLLSPIEALGSLSSRGHLNQDSKVKSMKLGYSTLVQLTETQVFAPTWHVRVELKDGALEDYFIHAVEGKIIKFQETVDDDDE
- a CDS encoding MBL fold metallo-hydrolase, translating into MRFSVLASGSSGNAIYIENDEHTFLVDAGFSAKKMDSLVAGIDRSMKQVDGIFVTHEHSDHIKGIGVVARKYGIPIYANEKTWQAMDGLVGNIPLDQRFQFDMETVKSFGSLDVQSFGVSHDAADPMFYIFHENGRKLVVITDTGYVSDRMKGFIRGADSFVFESNHDVSMLQMGRYPWSVKRRILSDVGHVSNEDAAVAMSEVVEQKDTRIYLSHLSKDNNMKDLARMSVSQTLETCGIRTGEYVHLYDTDADQPTELVTV
- a CDS encoding S1C family serine protease; its protein translation is MDEFNRSSDQEEPKPQYEVRSEYKPPAPPSKRKASFFPSLFGAVIGGLGVWLLMTNLSSAPEEVQVVPNTNVKQTEQISVEVTTDLTEIIDEVIDSVVGVTNLQTVRDFWSTTETSKEAGTGSGVIYKKQDGKAYIVTNHHVVESAQELEITFDDGTKTAGKLVGTDMWTDLAVIEIDAANVKTVATFGDSDVLKRGETVIAIGNPLGLGFSGSVTMGVVSGKDRSIPIDFDKNGTIDWYADVLQTDAAINPGNSGGALINMAGQLIGINSMKISEATVEGIGLAIPINLAMPIIDHLETTGTVNRPTMGVSLIDLRSIPEQQQRGLLALPGDVTDGVVITDVIFNSPAQEAGVQKYDVIVEMDGEKIEDMVSLRKHLYNAKQVGDTMTMKVYREGQLLEVEMVLKDGNSF
- a CDS encoding CxxH/CxxC protein: MKIYSCETHINHALDVFVAEQEKFPIMKALSDEEKLSTNCTYCEEAALYLVANE
- the rlmH gene encoding 23S rRNA (pseudouridine(1915)-N(3))-methyltransferase RlmH; this translates as MNITIVTVGKLKEKYLKMGIEEFSKRLGAYAKIDLVEVADEKAPESLSDGDMEIVKKKEADRILAKVGADAYVIGLAIEGKMKTSEELSAGIESLMTYGRSKVVFIIGGSLGLHDSVLKRADELLSFSKMTFPHQMMKLILLEQVYRAFRIMKGEPYHK